A genome region from Columba livia isolate bColLiv1 breed racing homer chromosome 2, bColLiv1.pat.W.v2, whole genome shotgun sequence includes the following:
- the GARS1 gene encoding glycine--tRNA ligase isoform X1 — MPLLPRSVLPALLRRLACPPAAPLCTRPAPAATPMDGPQAEALLAPLRQAVRHQGELVRKLKEEKAPQVDIDRAVAELKARKRVLEAKELALQPKDDIVDRVKMEDTLKRRFFYDQAFSIYGGVSGLYDFGPVGCALKNNIIQAWRQHFIQEEQILEIDCTMLTPEPVLKTSGHVDKFADFMVKDVKNGECFRADHLLKAHLQKLMSDKKCTAEKKAEMENVLTQLDNYGQQELADLFVNYNVKSPITGNDLSPPVSFNLMFKTSIGPGGNMPGYLRPETAQGIFLNFKRLLEFNQGKLPFAAAQIGNSFRNEISPRSGLIRVREFTMAEIEHFVDPSEKNHPKFQNVADLNILLYSSKAQVSGQSAHLMRLGDAVQQGVINNSVLGYFIGRIYLFLTKVGVSPEKLRFRQHMENEMAHYACDCWDAESKTSYGWIEIVGCADRSCYDLSCHARATKVPLIAEKPLKEPRTVNIVQFEANKGAIGKAYKKDAKVVMEYLSMCDECYITEMEQLLNEKGEFTVETEGKTFKLTKDMVTVKRFQKTLHVEEIIPNVIEPSFGIGRIMYTVFEHTFQIREGDEQRTYFSFPAVVAPFKCSVLPLSQNQEFMPFVKELSEALTRNGISHKVDDSSGSIGRRYARTDEIGVAFGITIDFDTVNRTPHTATLRDRDSMRQIRAEISELPAIIRDLANGYLTWADVEAKYPQFEGQETGKKDTIEE; from the exons ATGCCGCTGCTGCCCCGTAGCGTCCTGCCCGCCCTGCTGCGCCGCCTCGcctgcccgcccgccgccccgctctGCACCCGGCCCGCCCCGGCCGCGACCCCCATGGACGGCCCGCAAGCCGAGGCGCTGCTGGCGCCCCTCCGGCAGGCGGTGCGGCACCAG GGAGAACTGGTAAGGAAGCTgaaggaagagaaggctccCCAGGTGGATATAGACAGAGCTGTAGCAGAGCTCAAAGCTCGGAAGAGGGTCCTAGAAGCAAAG GAGCTGGCCTTGCAGCCCAAAGATGACATCGTGGACAGAGTTAAAATGGAAGACACCCTGAAAAGGAGGTTTTTCTACGATCAAGCCTTTTCTATTTATGGAG GTGTCAGTGGTCTGTATGACTTTGGGCCTGTTGGGTGTGCTCTGAAGAACAACATCATCCAGGCATGGAGACAGCACTTTATTCAGGAAGAGCAAATCCTGGAGATTGACTGTACCATGCTAACACCAGAGCCCGTTCTGAA GACTTCTGGCCATGTAGACAAGTTTGCTGACTTCATGGTGAAAGATGTGAAAAATGGGGAATGTTTTCGTGCTGATCATCTCTtaaaag CTCACCTGCAAAAGCTTATGTCTGACAAAAAGtgcacagcagagaaaaaggcagaaatggaaaatgttcTAACACAG TTGGACAATTATGGCCAGCAAGAACTCGCAGATCTCTTTGTGAACTACAACGTGAAATCACCCATCACTGGTAATGACCTGTCCCCTCCTGTTTCTTTCAACCTGATGTTCAAGACCTCCATTGGGCCTGGAGGAAACATGCCTGG CTATCTGAGGCCAGAAACTGCCCAGGGAATATTCCTCAACTTCAAACGTCTTCTGGAGTTTAACCAAGGCAAACTGCCTTTTGCTGCTGCCCAGATTGGAAATTCCTTCAGAAATGAAATCTCACCCCGCTCCGGCCTTATCAGAGTGAG GGAATTCACCATGGCAGAAATTGAGCACTTTGTGGACCCCAGTGAGAAAAATCACCCCAAGTTTCAGAACGTGGCAGATCTCAACATCCTCCTGTACTCTTCCAAGGCCCAGGTCAGCGGGCAGTCGGCGCATCTAATGCGGCTGGGAGATGCTGTTCAACAG GGTGTGATCAATAACTCCGTTCTCGGTTACTTCATTGGCAGAATCTACCTCTTCCTTACAAAGGTCGGTGTATCCCCAGAGAAGCTGCGCTTCCGACAGCATATGGAGAATGAGATGGCTCATTATGCCTGTGACTGCTGGGATGCGGAGTCCAAAACATCATAT ggtTGGATTGAGATCGTTGGCTGTGCTGATCGGTCCTGCTATGACCTCTCCTGCCATGCCCGCGCCACCAAAGTTCCTCTTATAGCTGAGAAGCCTCTCAAAGAACCTA GAACAGTCAACATCGTTCAGTTCGAGGCAAATAAGGGAGCCATTGGCAAAGCTTATAAGAAGGACGCGAAGGTGGTGATGGAATACCTGTCCATGTGTGACGAGTGCTACATCACTGAGATGGAGCAGCTGCTCAATGAGAAAGG ggaATTTACTGTGGAAACTGAAGGGAAAACTTTTAAATTAACAAAGGACATGGTTACTGTGAAgagatttcagaaaacattacATG TGGAAGAAATCATCCCAAATGTAATCGAACCCTCGTTTGGTATCGGGAGGATCATGTACACTGTGTTTGAACACACATTCCAAATCCGGGAAGGAGACGAGCAGAGAACG tATTTCAGCTTCCCAGCTGTTGTGGCACCGTTCAAGTGCTCCGTCCTTCCGCTAAGCCAGAATCAGGAATTCATGCCTTTTGTCAAGGAATTGT CTGAAGCCCTCACCAGGAACGGCATCTCTCACAAGGTGGATGATTCCTCCGGATCCATCGGCCGGCGCTACGCCAGGACTGACGAGATTGGCGTGGCCTTCGGCATCACGATCGACTTCGACACCGTTAACCGGACGCCTCACACGGCCACCCTGCGAGACCGCGACTCCATGCGCCAGATCCGAGCCGAG ATCTCTGAACTTCCTGCCATCATCCGTGACCTGGCGAACGGTTATCTAACCTGGGCTGACGTCGAGGCGAAATATCCACAATTTGAGGGACAAGAGACTGGCAAAAAGGACACAATAGAGGAATAA
- the GARS1 gene encoding glycine--tRNA ligase isoform X2, producing the protein MPLLPRSVLPALLRRLACPPAAPLCTRPAPAATPMDGPQAEALLAPLRQAVRHQGELVRKLKEEKAPQVDIDRAVAELKARKRVLEAKELALQPKDDIVDRVKMEDTLKRRFFYDQAFSIYGGVSGLYDFGPVGCALKNNIIQAWRQHFIQEEQILEIDCTMLTPEPVLKTSGHVDKFADFMVKDVKNGECFRADHLLKAHLQKLMSDKKCTAEKKAEMENVLTQLDNYGQQELADLFVNYNVKSPITGNDLSPPVSFNLMFKTSIGPGGNMPGYLRPETAQGIFLNFKRLLEFNQGKLPFAAAQIGNSFRNEISPRSGLIRVREFTMAEIEHFVDPSEKNHPKFQNVADLNILLYSSKAQVSGQSAHLMRLGDAVQQGVINNSVLGYFIGRIYLFLTKVGVSPEKLRFRQHMENEMAHYACDCWDAESKTSYGWIEIVGCADRSCYDLSCHARATKVPLIAEKPLKEPISVNIVQFEANKGAIGKAYKKDAKVVMEYLSMCDECYITEMEQLLNEKGEFTVETEGKTFKLTKDMVTVKRFQKTLHVEEIIPNVIEPSFGIGRIMYTVFEHTFQIREGDEQRTYFSFPAVVAPFKCSVLPLSQNQEFMPFVKELSEALTRNGISHKVDDSSGSIGRRYARTDEIGVAFGITIDFDTVNRTPHTATLRDRDSMRQIRAEISELPAIIRDLANGYLTWADVEAKYPQFEGQETGKKDTIEE; encoded by the exons ATGCCGCTGCTGCCCCGTAGCGTCCTGCCCGCCCTGCTGCGCCGCCTCGcctgcccgcccgccgccccgctctGCACCCGGCCCGCCCCGGCCGCGACCCCCATGGACGGCCCGCAAGCCGAGGCGCTGCTGGCGCCCCTCCGGCAGGCGGTGCGGCACCAG GGAGAACTGGTAAGGAAGCTgaaggaagagaaggctccCCAGGTGGATATAGACAGAGCTGTAGCAGAGCTCAAAGCTCGGAAGAGGGTCCTAGAAGCAAAG GAGCTGGCCTTGCAGCCCAAAGATGACATCGTGGACAGAGTTAAAATGGAAGACACCCTGAAAAGGAGGTTTTTCTACGATCAAGCCTTTTCTATTTATGGAG GTGTCAGTGGTCTGTATGACTTTGGGCCTGTTGGGTGTGCTCTGAAGAACAACATCATCCAGGCATGGAGACAGCACTTTATTCAGGAAGAGCAAATCCTGGAGATTGACTGTACCATGCTAACACCAGAGCCCGTTCTGAA GACTTCTGGCCATGTAGACAAGTTTGCTGACTTCATGGTGAAAGATGTGAAAAATGGGGAATGTTTTCGTGCTGATCATCTCTtaaaag CTCACCTGCAAAAGCTTATGTCTGACAAAAAGtgcacagcagagaaaaaggcagaaatggaaaatgttcTAACACAG TTGGACAATTATGGCCAGCAAGAACTCGCAGATCTCTTTGTGAACTACAACGTGAAATCACCCATCACTGGTAATGACCTGTCCCCTCCTGTTTCTTTCAACCTGATGTTCAAGACCTCCATTGGGCCTGGAGGAAACATGCCTGG CTATCTGAGGCCAGAAACTGCCCAGGGAATATTCCTCAACTTCAAACGTCTTCTGGAGTTTAACCAAGGCAAACTGCCTTTTGCTGCTGCCCAGATTGGAAATTCCTTCAGAAATGAAATCTCACCCCGCTCCGGCCTTATCAGAGTGAG GGAATTCACCATGGCAGAAATTGAGCACTTTGTGGACCCCAGTGAGAAAAATCACCCCAAGTTTCAGAACGTGGCAGATCTCAACATCCTCCTGTACTCTTCCAAGGCCCAGGTCAGCGGGCAGTCGGCGCATCTAATGCGGCTGGGAGATGCTGTTCAACAG GGTGTGATCAATAACTCCGTTCTCGGTTACTTCATTGGCAGAATCTACCTCTTCCTTACAAAGGTCGGTGTATCCCCAGAGAAGCTGCGCTTCCGACAGCATATGGAGAATGAGATGGCTCATTATGCCTGTGACTGCTGGGATGCGGAGTCCAAAACATCATAT ggtTGGATTGAGATCGTTGGCTGTGCTGATCGGTCCTGCTATGACCTCTCCTGCCATGCCCGCGCCACCAAAGTTCCTCTTATAGCTGAGAAGCCTCTCAAAGAACCTATATC AGTCAACATCGTTCAGTTCGAGGCAAATAAGGGAGCCATTGGCAAAGCTTATAAGAAGGACGCGAAGGTGGTGATGGAATACCTGTCCATGTGTGACGAGTGCTACATCACTGAGATGGAGCAGCTGCTCAATGAGAAAGG ggaATTTACTGTGGAAACTGAAGGGAAAACTTTTAAATTAACAAAGGACATGGTTACTGTGAAgagatttcagaaaacattacATG TGGAAGAAATCATCCCAAATGTAATCGAACCCTCGTTTGGTATCGGGAGGATCATGTACACTGTGTTTGAACACACATTCCAAATCCGGGAAGGAGACGAGCAGAGAACG tATTTCAGCTTCCCAGCTGTTGTGGCACCGTTCAAGTGCTCCGTCCTTCCGCTAAGCCAGAATCAGGAATTCATGCCTTTTGTCAAGGAATTGT CTGAAGCCCTCACCAGGAACGGCATCTCTCACAAGGTGGATGATTCCTCCGGATCCATCGGCCGGCGCTACGCCAGGACTGACGAGATTGGCGTGGCCTTCGGCATCACGATCGACTTCGACACCGTTAACCGGACGCCTCACACGGCCACCCTGCGAGACCGCGACTCCATGCGCCAGATCCGAGCCGAG ATCTCTGAACTTCCTGCCATCATCCGTGACCTGGCGAACGGTTATCTAACCTGGGCTGACGTCGAGGCGAAATATCCACAATTTGAGGGACAAGAGACTGGCAAAAAGGACACAATAGAGGAATAA